The following proteins come from a genomic window of Chloroflexia bacterium SDU3-3:
- a CDS encoding N-acetylmuramoyl-L-alanine amidase — protein MPNFPFVNMAMTIDDFTTYLKTYNFGTIPPDFVVFHHTVDPSTTWAPSAASKKVWNANEQGLSSIQIKAKRLRQLGVLKNYYQNTLGWSAGPHLFIDERYIYLMTPMSDIGIHAKWGNSFKRSGKLHYSVGIEVVGNYEQVRWPAAVQGMVRGAVQALHRRLGTFDLRYMYADGVRPGCITTAHGEQVCAHPELLRWGGLSSHRDYNKPSCPGRAITEDFYTQVVRGELAVGAQVAA, from the coding sequence ATGCCCAACTTTCCGTTTGTGAACATGGCGATGACCATCGATGACTTCACCACCTACCTAAAGACCTATAACTTTGGCACCATCCCGCCGGACTTCGTGGTGTTCCACCACACGGTCGACCCCTCCACCACCTGGGCACCGAGCGCCGCATCCAAGAAGGTCTGGAACGCCAACGAGCAGGGCCTATCATCCATCCAGATCAAGGCCAAGCGGCTGCGCCAGCTGGGCGTGCTGAAGAACTACTACCAGAACACGCTGGGCTGGAGCGCCGGCCCGCACCTGTTCATCGACGAGCGCTACATCTACCTGATGACGCCGATGAGCGATATCGGCATCCACGCCAAGTGGGGCAACTCGTTCAAGCGCAGCGGCAAGCTGCACTACAGCGTGGGGATCGAGGTGGTGGGAAACTACGAGCAGGTGCGCTGGCCCGCCGCTGTGCAGGGCATGGTGCGCGGCGCGGTGCAGGCGCTGCATCGCCGCTTGGGCACCTTCGACCTGCGCTACATGTACGCCGACGGCGTGCGGCCCGGCTGCATCACCACTGCCCATGGCGAGCAGGTGTGCGCCCACCCCGAGCTGCTGCGCTGGGGCGGGCTTTCTAGCCACCGCGACTACAACAAGCCCAGCTGCCCGGGCCGTGCGATCACCGAGGATTTCTACACCCAGGTGGTGCGCGGCGAGCTTGCTGTGGGCGCGCAGGTGGCGGCCTAG
- a CDS encoding VWA domain-containing protein — MASMPKLSINLSPAFAALGPQREPQLCYALAHLRGESLADHAVEWALVADASRSMRIPIVDDAQFRALIREGGAQETMVDGVAVWQLNAPIPPELRAAARSPLDHVAHALHSLLERLGDADRFALVACAEDALLLLGSTPGDSRAELAHGIERLRTLNLGDETDLAQGIELALEHVSRGRVLLLTDGFTRRPERCLELAAYAAQRGMAISTIGLGSDFQEDLLTAIADQSGGQAHFAHKASDIHPAIASELRAARAAAGGLSATIAPASGATLRRVTRIRPALSVLHDAPTQQPASIRPGDALGEGIALLIELLVPADIESRAALASITLQAPGSAPASAQLTVRRYAQPQALPADVREAAARANIARLQRRAADAVAAGRPHDAARMLATAADQLGALGAEQLAQASREQAAALATIGQTDTLRLKEITYATRRLA; from the coding sequence ATAGCCAGCATGCCAAAGCTCTCGATCAACCTGTCGCCCGCCTTCGCCGCCCTCGGACCCCAGCGCGAGCCGCAGCTGTGCTACGCCCTGGCCCACCTGCGCGGCGAGTCCCTGGCCGACCACGCCGTCGAGTGGGCGCTGGTGGCCGACGCCAGCCGCTCCATGCGCATCCCGATCGTCGACGACGCGCAGTTCCGCGCCCTCATCCGCGAGGGCGGCGCGCAGGAGACCATGGTCGACGGTGTGGCCGTGTGGCAGCTGAATGCGCCCATCCCCCCCGAGCTGCGCGCCGCAGCCCGCAGCCCGCTCGACCATGTAGCCCACGCCCTGCACAGCCTGCTTGAGCGGCTTGGCGACGCCGATCGCTTCGCCCTAGTGGCCTGCGCCGAGGATGCCCTGCTGCTGCTGGGCAGCACCCCAGGCGACTCGCGCGCCGAGCTGGCCCACGGCATCGAGCGCCTGCGCACGCTCAACCTGGGCGACGAGACCGACCTGGCCCAGGGCATCGAGCTGGCGCTGGAGCACGTGTCGCGCGGGCGCGTGCTGCTGCTCACCGACGGCTTCACCCGCCGCCCCGAGCGCTGCCTAGAGCTGGCGGCCTACGCCGCCCAGCGCGGCATGGCCATCTCCACCATCGGCCTGGGCAGCGACTTCCAGGAGGATCTGCTCACCGCCATCGCCGACCAGAGCGGCGGCCAGGCCCACTTCGCCCACAAGGCCAGCGACATCCACCCGGCCATCGCCAGCGAGCTACGGGCGGCGCGCGCAGCGGCGGGCGGCCTCTCCGCCACCATCGCACCAGCCTCGGGGGCCACCCTGCGCCGCGTCACCCGCATCCGCCCCGCGCTCAGCGTGCTGCACGACGCGCCCACCCAGCAGCCCGCCAGCATCCGCCCCGGCGACGCCCTAGGCGAGGGCATCGCCTTGCTGATCGAGCTGCTGGTGCCCGCCGACATCGAGAGCCGCGCCGCGCTGGCCAGCATCACCCTGCAGGCCCCCGGCAGCGCACCGGCATCCGCCCAGCTCACCGTGCGCCGCTACGCCCAGCCGCAGGCCCTGCCCGCCGACGTGCGCGAGGCCGCCGCCCGCGCCAACATCGCCCGCCTGCAGCGCCGCGCCGCCGACGCCGTGGCCGCAGGCCGCCCGCACGACGCCGCCCGCATGCTGGCCACCGCCGCCGATCAGCTCGGCGCGCTGGGGGCCGAGCAGCTGGCCCAGGCCAGCCGCGAGCAGGCCGCCGCGCTCGCCACCATCGGCCAGACCGATACGCTCCGGCTCAAGGAGATCACCTACGCCACCCGCCGCCTCGCCTAG
- a CDS encoding protein DA1, with product MQPTFPRPAPAERCSICGVPLISGYYTIDSRRERFCAECMRTRPRCSGCGMPVGEAHWTLHDGRNLCARCHSMAVYAPDESQRLYDATVDAIVAQLGLVLRVGVSFRLVDVPTMAHVRAQGGAPPSEAQVLGVYQRQGSLRVIYMLYGLPKLVFRTTVAHEYAHAWQGETCPLLEDEVLREGFAEWVAYHHLRWLGCSRAAEDMLTSNHPYRSMLESVLAIERRVGTQGVISHILAVGRGAA from the coding sequence ATGCAACCGACATTCCCACGCCCAGCCCCCGCCGAGCGCTGCAGCATCTGCGGGGTGCCCCTGATCAGCGGGTACTACACCATCGACAGCCGCCGCGAGCGCTTCTGCGCCGAGTGCATGCGCACCCGCCCGCGCTGCTCGGGCTGCGGCATGCCCGTGGGCGAGGCCCACTGGACCCTGCACGACGGGCGCAATCTCTGCGCACGCTGCCACAGCATGGCTGTCTACGCCCCCGACGAGTCCCAGCGCCTCTACGACGCCACTGTCGACGCTATCGTGGCCCAGCTGGGGCTGGTGCTGCGCGTGGGCGTCAGCTTCCGCCTGGTGGATGTGCCCACCATGGCCCACGTGCGCGCCCAGGGCGGCGCGCCCCCCAGCGAGGCCCAGGTGCTGGGCGTCTACCAGCGCCAGGGCAGCCTGCGCGTGATCTACATGCTCTACGGCCTGCCCAAGCTGGTCTTCCGCACCACCGTGGCCCACGAGTACGCCCACGCCTGGCAGGGCGAGACATGCCCCCTGCTTGAGGACGAGGTGCTGCGCGAGGGCTTCGCCGAGTGGGTGGCCTACCACCACCTGCGCTGGCTGGGCTGCAGCCGCGCCGCCGAGGACATGCTCACATCCAACCACCCCTACCGCTCCATGCTCGAAAGCGTGCTGGCCATCGAGCGCCGCGTGGGCACCCAGGGCGTGATCAGCCACATCCTGGCCGTGGGGCGCGGGGCGGCCTAG
- the trpB gene encoding tryptophan synthase subunit beta: MTTDQSQRPGRYGPYGGSYIPETLAPAVAALEQAYEQAKHDPSFWDAFNALQRTYTGRPTPITYARRLSEHLGGAQIYLKREDLAHTGAHKINNALGQGLLAQRMGKTRIIAETGAGQHGVATAAVCAMLGMECIVYMGTDDIERQKPNVFRMRLMGAEVRGVTTGSRTLKDAVNEAMRDWVTNPDSYYLLGSALGPHPYPLMVRDFQSVIGREARAQILEAAGKLPNVVIACVGGGSNAIGIFHGFLDDESVDLRGVEAGGRSGELGQHAARFSGGRPGVFQGTRSYVLQDSDGQIASTHSISAGLDYAAVGPEHALLHDEERAFYTSATDVEALEAFQTLSKQEGILPALESSHALADAIRLAPTMRKDEIILVNLSGRGDKDIFSVADVLGVEI; the protein is encoded by the coding sequence ATGACAACCGATCAGTCCCAGCGGCCAGGGCGCTATGGCCCCTATGGCGGAAGCTACATCCCCGAGACCCTGGCCCCCGCCGTGGCCGCGCTAGAGCAGGCCTACGAGCAGGCCAAGCACGACCCAAGCTTCTGGGATGCATTCAACGCGCTCCAGCGCACCTACACCGGCAGGCCCACCCCCATCACCTACGCCCGCCGTCTCTCCGAGCACCTCGGCGGCGCGCAGATCTACCTCAAGCGCGAGGATCTGGCCCACACCGGCGCGCACAAGATCAACAACGCCCTGGGCCAGGGCCTGCTGGCCCAGCGCATGGGCAAGACCCGCATCATCGCCGAGACTGGCGCAGGCCAGCACGGCGTGGCCACCGCCGCCGTGTGCGCCATGCTGGGCATGGAGTGCATCGTCTACATGGGCACCGACGACATCGAGCGCCAGAAGCCCAACGTCTTCCGCATGCGCCTGATGGGCGCCGAGGTGCGCGGCGTCACCACCGGCAGCCGCACGCTCAAGGATGCCGTGAACGAGGCCATGCGCGACTGGGTGACCAACCCCGACTCGTACTACCTGCTCGGCTCGGCCCTGGGGCCGCACCCCTACCCCCTGATGGTGCGCGACTTCCAGAGCGTGATCGGACGCGAGGCCCGCGCCCAGATTCTAGAGGCCGCAGGCAAGCTGCCCAATGTGGTGATCGCCTGCGTCGGCGGCGGCTCCAACGCCATCGGCATCTTCCACGGCTTCCTGGATGACGAGAGCGTGGACCTGCGCGGCGTGGAGGCGGGCGGGCGCAGCGGCGAGCTAGGCCAGCACGCCGCCCGCTTCAGCGGCGGTCGCCCCGGCGTGTTCCAGGGCACCCGCAGCTATGTCCTGCAGGACAGCGACGGCCAGATCGCCAGCACCCACAGCATCTCGGCGGGCCTCGACTACGCCGCCGTCGGCCCCGAGCACGCCCTGCTGCACGACGAGGAGCGCGCCTTCTACACCTCGGCCACGGATGTCGAGGCCCTGGAGGCCTTCCAGACCCTCTCCAAGCAGGAGGGCATCCTGCCCGCGCTGGAAAGCTCGCACGCCCTGGCCGACGCCATCCGCCTGGCCCCCACCATGCGCAAGGATGAGATCATCCTGGTGAACCTGTCGGGCCGTGGCGACAAAGACATCTTCAGTGTGGCCGACGTGCTGGGCGTGGAGATCTAG
- a CDS encoding diguanylate cyclase, which produces MLSHVDPLADLADRQGLARFVDQHMRALGASAASMLLIEIDMFPSYSDRYSAQAADLCLRGVASTLQRRLRHYSDLLARLEGATFAAIIQGGDAETAALVAQRMQAAVYALGIPHAASPAERVTVSIGAAARRDLDLDALLAQAQAALQRAKQAGPGGLSR; this is translated from the coding sequence ATGCTTTCTCACGTCGATCCGCTCGCCGATCTCGCCGACCGCCAGGGGCTAGCGCGATTCGTCGATCAGCACATGCGCGCGCTGGGGGCCAGCGCCGCCAGCATGTTGCTGATCGAGATCGACATGTTCCCAAGCTACAGCGACCGCTACAGCGCCCAGGCCGCCGACCTGTGCCTGCGTGGCGTCGCCAGCACACTCCAGCGCCGCCTGCGCCACTATAGCGATCTGCTGGCGCGGCTGGAAGGCGCGACCTTCGCCGCGATCATCCAGGGCGGCGACGCCGAAACCGCCGCTCTGGTGGCCCAGCGCATGCAGGCGGCGGTCTACGCCCTAGGCATCCCCCACGCTGCCAGCCCCGCCGAGCGCGTGACCGTGAGCATCGGCGCGGCGGCGCGTCGCGACCTCGACCTGGATGCGCTGCTGGCCCAGGCCCAGGCCGCGCTGCAGCGCGCCAAGCAGGCTGGCCCGGGCGGCCTGAGCCGCTAG
- a CDS encoding methyltransferase domain-containing protein: protein MSYYSIIVIFAKKARGAVVHRFMRNSDTSDHMGRGGRWGGAILAVGLPRRDEPELIDAPGLADAELLENLLDLSMVNRLGGGVWLSTWAVRRFVQSAQLTGAVPAAAFVQPAAWDVLDVGCGIGDMPRAFAGRVLAVDISPQIVRMAAMRGGGVAYAAADALRLPLADASVGVAHCSFTLHHFAPPQAVALLRELRRVARHGVVLNDLLRSWPGLAGAWLLGHLISANRLTRHDGLASARRAYTLAELLAIAHQAGLRPLAVRAIPGYRAALALA, encoded by the coding sequence ATGAGCTATTATAGCATTATTGTGATTTTTGCAAAGAAAGCAAGAGGCGCTGTGGTTCACCGCTTTATGCGAAATAGCGACACATCCGACCACATGGGGCGGGGCGGGCGCTGGGGTGGCGCGATTCTGGCCGTGGGGCTGCCCCGCAGGGATGAGCCGGAGCTGATCGACGCGCCCGGCCTGGCCGACGCCGAGCTGCTGGAGAATTTGTTGGATCTGTCTATGGTCAACCGCCTGGGCGGCGGCGTCTGGCTGAGCACGTGGGCCGTGCGGCGCTTTGTACAATCCGCACAGTTGACCGGGGCGGTACCAGCTGCGGCATTTGTGCAGCCCGCCGCGTGGGATGTGCTGGATGTGGGCTGCGGGATCGGCGACATGCCGCGCGCCTTCGCGGGACGTGTGCTGGCGGTGGACATCAGCCCGCAGATCGTGCGGATGGCGGCCATGCGCGGCGGCGGGGTGGCCTACGCCGCCGCCGACGCGCTGCGGCTGCCCCTGGCCGACGCCAGCGTGGGCGTGGCCCACTGCTCGTTCACCCTGCACCACTTCGCGCCGCCCCAGGCCGTGGCGCTGCTGCGCGAGCTGCGCCGCGTGGCCCGCCACGGCGTGGTGCTGAACGACCTGCTGCGCTCGTGGCCGGGCCTGGCCGGGGCATGGCTGCTGGGCCACCTGATCAGCGCCAACCGCCTGACCCGCCACGACGGCCTGGCCTCGGCCCGCCGGGCCTACACCCTGGCCGAGCTGCTAGCCATAGCCCACCAGGCCGGGCTGCGCCCGCTGGCCGTGCGGGCCATCCCCGGCTACCGCGCCGCGCTGGCGCTGGCCTAG
- a CDS encoding Stp1/IreP family PP2C-type Ser/Thr phosphatase, which translates to MARSRFCPSCGRALPQPAPELAVPAPGQVEVEAESLDLQALVNVVESGVRHWQQQLASGDTVTRAQAASAIEELSKILLSLSQQLAQGRTTMRITTRMPVLRAYDMACPACGGGNRRGAKFCQRCGAPMSSAPSEEPTMVPILPLTFAIAAQSDIGQIRRNNQDAIFTGTIALPDGSQAQLCLVADGMGGAAAGERASQIAAEALQHELATSLGRRRPPDDAGWESLLRAAAILANRRIYNESRQNAAQRGMGTTLTVVLIVGERIHIASVGDSRAYLINARGVTVDNAKVAQLTSDHSLVARLVDIGQITAEEARTHPQRNLLYRSLGTDPTVDVDTRSEPIEAGDVVLICSDGLFSYVRDEELARIAIEQADPGAACAQLIALANQRGGSDNISVVIIRAER; encoded by the coding sequence ATGGCGCGGTCGCGCTTCTGCCCGTCGTGCGGGCGCGCCCTGCCCCAGCCCGCCCCCGAGCTTGCTGTGCCCGCGCCCGGCCAGGTCGAGGTCGAGGCCGAGAGCCTGGATCTGCAGGCGCTGGTAAACGTGGTAGAATCAGGCGTCCGCCACTGGCAGCAGCAGCTGGCCAGCGGCGACACCGTGACCAGGGCGCAGGCCGCCAGCGCGATCGAGGAGCTTTCCAAGATCCTGCTCAGCCTCTCGCAGCAGCTGGCCCAGGGCCGCACCACCATGCGCATCACCACGCGCATGCCGGTGCTGCGCGCCTACGACATGGCCTGCCCGGCGTGCGGCGGCGGCAACCGCCGCGGGGCGAAGTTCTGCCAGCGCTGCGGCGCGCCGATGTCGAGCGCGCCCTCAGAGGAACCAACGATGGTGCCTATTTTGCCCCTCACGTTTGCTATCGCCGCCCAGAGCGATATCGGCCAGATCCGCAGGAATAACCAGGACGCGATCTTCACTGGCACGATCGCCCTGCCCGATGGCAGCCAGGCCCAGCTCTGCCTCGTGGCTGACGGCATGGGCGGCGCGGCGGCGGGCGAGCGCGCCAGCCAGATCGCCGCCGAGGCGCTGCAGCACGAGCTGGCCACCAGCCTGGGCCGCCGCCGCCCGCCGGACGATGCGGGCTGGGAGTCGCTGCTGCGCGCCGCCGCCATCCTCGCCAACCGCCGCATCTACAACGAGTCGCGACAGAACGCGGCCCAGCGCGGCATGGGCACAACCCTCACCGTCGTGCTGATCGTGGGCGAGCGCATCCACATCGCCTCGGTGGGCGACTCGCGCGCCTACCTGATCAACGCCCGGGGCGTGACAGTGGACAACGCCAAGGTCGCCCAGCTCACATCCGACCACAGCCTGGTGGCGCGGCTGGTCGACATCGGCCAGATCACCGCCGAGGAGGCCCGCACCCACCCGCAGCGCAACCTGCTCTACCGCTCGCTGGGCACCGACCCAACGGTGGATGTCGACACGCGCTCCGAGCCGATCGAGGCGGGCGATGTGGTGCTGATCTGCTCCGACGGCCTGTTCAGCTACGTGCGCGACGAGGAGCTGGCGCGCATCGCCATCGAGCAGGCCGACCCCGGCGCGGCCTGCGCCCAGCTGATCGCGCTGGCCAACCAGCGCGGTGGCTCCGACAACATCAGCGTTGTGATCATTCGGGCCGAGCGGTAG
- a CDS encoding acyltransferase: protein MSNPPPAPARLHYLDGMRALAALAVVALHTMQMYDTPMDGVAAPQLPLHQPWAQALYAALLQLVIRLGSDAVPVFLVLSGFSLMLPAARAGDGRLPGGVGRFFLRRARRILPPYYAAVLLAFALIAAVPWLAEPRGLYWDLALPATWQALLAHLLLVHNASYDWYLKINPPLWSIAVETQIYLLFPLLLWVWRKWGTLALAAAALGYGVVANDLPIPLLPLSQGNYVCIFGMGMAAAAIGFAPGQGWLRRLPWPLITLGAAAAYAAVCAASIGRLAQLPGYAPILVAGASMASGMVAMALREQAGRPAGLVRRALERPALVGVGRFSYSIYLIHAPLLALAAAATLAWGMPARLAYPALALGGWALVLAASYGFYRLIELPSMGRR, encoded by the coding sequence ATGAGCAACCCGCCCCCCGCCCCCGCCCGGCTGCACTACCTGGATGGCATGCGCGCGCTGGCCGCGCTGGCCGTGGTGGCGCTGCACACCATGCAGATGTACGACACCCCGATGGACGGCGTGGCCGCGCCGCAGCTGCCGCTGCACCAGCCGTGGGCGCAGGCGCTCTACGCCGCGCTGCTGCAGCTCGTCATCCGCCTGGGCAGCGACGCCGTGCCGGTGTTCCTGGTGCTCTCGGGCTTCAGCCTGATGCTGCCTGCGGCGCGGGCGGGCGACGGCAGGCTGCCGGGCGGGGTGGGGCGGTTCTTTCTGCGGCGGGCTAGGCGCATCCTGCCGCCCTACTACGCCGCCGTGCTGCTGGCCTTCGCGCTGATCGCGGCGGTGCCATGGCTGGCCGAGCCGCGCGGGCTGTACTGGGATCTGGCGCTGCCCGCCACCTGGCAGGCGCTGCTGGCCCACCTGCTGCTGGTGCACAACGCCAGCTACGACTGGTACCTGAAGATCAACCCGCCGCTGTGGAGCATCGCGGTGGAGACGCAGATCTACCTGCTGTTCCCGCTGCTGCTGTGGGTGTGGCGAAAGTGGGGCACGCTGGCGCTGGCGGCGGCGGCGCTGGGCTACGGCGTGGTCGCCAACGACCTGCCCATACCGCTGCTGCCGCTCTCGCAGGGCAACTACGTGTGCATCTTTGGCATGGGCATGGCGGCTGCGGCCATCGGGTTCGCGCCGGGGCAGGGCTGGCTGCGGCGGCTGCCCTGGCCGCTGATCACGCTGGGTGCGGCGGCGGCCTACGCGGCGGTGTGCGCGGCCAGCATCGGGCGGCTGGCCCAGCTGCCGGGCTACGCGCCCATCCTGGTGGCGGGCGCGTCCATGGCCAGCGGCATGGTGGCCATGGCGCTGCGCGAGCAGGCGGGCAGGCCCGCCGGGCTGGTGCGCCGCGCCCTGGAGCGGCCCGCGCTGGTGGGGGTGGGCCGGTTCTCGTACAGCATCTACCTCATCCACGCGCCGCTGCTGGCGCTGGCGGCGGCGGCCACGCTGGCCTGGGGCATGCCAGCGCGGCTGGCCTACCCCGCGCTGGCGCTAGGCGGCTGGGCGCTGGTGCTGGCGGCCAGCTATGGCTTCTACCGCCTGATCGAGCTGCCCAGCATGGGCAGGCGCTAG
- a CDS encoding PucR family transcriptional regulator has translation MAPVTVRDVVRLALPPGTTIVAGNSGLAHPVTWVASQRATPPVFSNLRGGELALVSVSAALALDDQLTLPSLIERLARVPIAAVGAIGEISEAAQAAAEDAHIPLLHLPDDINPREVEREVQRLISDYEAQLDRRAAQLGNLLTHRSLAGAGLPGLLETLAERVGQAVACYSLSGDIRAIKGRGSSRVALQTLRPTAPGIYQQLGQQIWVQQLGASSDRMGYLAIAGPTLDEWDKLAAQAGAAAIALEIAKEHAVQAAEERLRGDFVQAVLMGPPGDSEALLRRAQDLGYDLRVPHAAVLCSTSGNGALDERTLVRLTSAVNNALSALNMPAPTMRRDDGLLAYIPVPEPGPRARELAEKLRVRLSNDIPTIVVALGKEAANVTVWSRSLREAEQAMILGRQLLDNGRVLDFGDLGVYRLLFLLRESPELWDFYRTTLAALAEYDQKQRAELLKTLEAFFASLGNLAQTAEALHVHRNTLLYRLKRIGEISGLNLEDPEERLALWIALKAHRVMRTLDATPD, from the coding sequence ATGGCACCAGTCACCGTCCGCGATGTTGTACGCCTTGCCCTGCCGCCCGGCACCACGATCGTAGCCGGCAACAGCGGGCTTGCCCACCCCGTCACTTGGGTCGCCTCGCAGCGTGCCACGCCGCCGGTCTTCTCGAACCTGCGCGGCGGCGAGCTGGCGCTGGTCTCGGTGTCGGCGGCGCTGGCGCTGGATGACCAGCTCACCCTGCCGTCGCTGATCGAGCGACTGGCCCGGGTGCCGATCGCCGCCGTGGGGGCCATCGGCGAGATCAGCGAGGCCGCCCAGGCCGCCGCCGAGGATGCCCACATCCCCCTGCTGCACCTGCCCGACGACATCAACCCGCGCGAGGTCGAGCGCGAGGTGCAGCGGCTGATCAGCGACTACGAGGCCCAGCTCGACCGCCGCGCTGCCCAGCTGGGCAACCTGCTCACCCACCGCTCGCTGGCCGGCGCGGGGCTGCCGGGCCTGCTGGAGACGCTGGCCGAGCGCGTGGGGCAGGCCGTGGCCTGCTACAGCCTCAGCGGCGACATCCGCGCGATCAAGGGGCGCGGCTCCTCGCGCGTGGCGCTGCAGACGCTGCGGCCCACCGCGCCCGGCATCTACCAGCAGCTGGGCCAGCAGATCTGGGTGCAGCAGCTGGGCGCAAGCAGCGACCGCATGGGCTACCTGGCGATCGCAGGCCCCACCCTGGATGAGTGGGACAAGCTGGCCGCGCAGGCGGGTGCCGCCGCCATCGCGCTGGAGATCGCCAAGGAGCACGCGGTGCAGGCCGCCGAGGAGCGGCTGCGCGGCGACTTCGTGCAGGCCGTGCTGATGGGGCCGCCCGGCGACAGCGAGGCCCTGCTGCGCCGCGCCCAAGATCTCGGCTACGACCTGCGGGTGCCCCACGCGGCGGTGCTCTGCTCCACCAGCGGCAACGGCGCGCTCGATGAGCGCACCCTGGTGCGGCTGACCAGCGCGGTGAACAACGCGCTGAGCGCCCTGAACATGCCCGCCCCCACCATGCGCCGCGACGACGGCCTGCTGGCCTACATCCCCGTGCCCGAGCCGGGGCCGCGCGCCCGCGAGCTGGCCGAAAAGCTGCGTGTCCGCCTGTCCAACGACATCCCCACGATCGTGGTGGCGCTAGGCAAAGAGGCCGCCAACGTCACGGTGTGGTCGCGCTCGCTGCGCGAGGCCGAGCAGGCCATGATCCTCGGGCGGCAGCTGCTGGATAACGGGCGCGTGCTCGACTTCGGCGACCTGGGCGTGTACCGCCTGCTGTTCCTGCTGCGCGAGTCACCCGAGCTGTGGGATTTCTACCGCACCACGCTGGCCGCGCTGGCCGAGTACGACCAGAAGCAGCGCGCCGAGCTGCTGAAGACGCTGGAGGCCTTCTTCGCCAGCCTGGGCAACCTGGCCCAGACCGCCGAGGCGCTGCACGTGCACCGCAACACGCTGCTCTACCGGCTCAAGCGTATCGGCGAGATCAGCGGGCTGAATCTGGAAGACCCCGAGGAGCGCCTGGCGCTCTGGATCGCGCTCAAGGCCCACCGCGTGATGCGCACGCTCGACGCCACCCCCGACTAG
- a CDS encoding glycosyltransferase family 4 protein, translating to MRIAFLDSWLQNAVDGSGTAASIGGLGQALRRQGHTVTRFGPFTQRPANLTLRRLLFNAQLPALLRALRYDLIVGFDIDGVLISGRSGNTPYVCCVKGVIAEELLHERGQTRALFQALARLERHNARHADMVLTDTAYARAAIGRHYGVPGRKVRLVPAGIDLARWQRIAEATPRQSDGATILCVARQYPRKHVADLLRAMPLVRQQVPQAHAVIVGDGPEHASLRALAGELGLGEAVRFLGALPDDDEVARWYRRADIFCLPSVQEGFGMVFVEAMASGLPVVATLSAAIPEVVPRGRAGLLVPPAQPQALAAALVDLLRSPAKRAAFGDFGQQHVAQYEWDRIARLFLASVAPLLQTSVGEVS from the coding sequence ATGCGAATCGCATTCCTTGACTCATGGCTCCAGAACGCGGTCGACGGCAGCGGCACCGCCGCCTCGATCGGCGGCCTCGGGCAGGCGCTGCGCCGCCAGGGCCACACCGTCACCCGCTTCGGCCCCTTCACCCAGCGGCCCGCCAACCTCACGCTGCGGCGGCTGCTGTTTAACGCCCAGCTGCCCGCGCTGCTGCGCGCGCTGCGCTACGACCTGATCGTGGGCTTCGACATCGACGGCGTGCTGATCTCGGGCCGCAGCGGCAACACGCCCTATGTGTGCTGCGTGAAGGGCGTGATCGCCGAGGAGCTGCTGCACGAGCGCGGCCAGACGCGGGCGCTGTTCCAGGCGCTGGCGCGGCTGGAGCGCCACAACGCCCGCCACGCCGACATGGTGCTGACCGACACGGCCTACGCCCGCGCCGCGATCGGGCGGCACTACGGCGTGCCGGGGCGCAAGGTGCGGCTGGTGCCCGCCGGGATCGACCTGGCCCGCTGGCAGCGCATCGCCGAGGCGACGCCGCGCCAGAGCGACGGCGCGACCATCCTGTGTGTGGCCCGCCAGTACCCGCGCAAGCACGTGGCCGACCTGCTGCGGGCCATGCCGCTGGTGCGCCAGCAGGTGCCGCAGGCCCACGCGGTGATCGTGGGCGACGGGCCGGAACACGCCAGCCTGCGGGCGCTGGCGGGCGAGCTGGGCCTGGGCGAGGCGGTGCGGTTCCTGGGCGCGCTGCCCGATGACGACGAGGTGGCGCGCTGGTACCGCCGCGCCGACATCTTCTGCCTGCCCAGCGTGCAGGAGGGCTTCGGCATGGTGTTTGTGGAGGCCATGGCCAGCGGGCTGCCGGTGGTGGCCACGCTCTCGGCGGCCATCCCCGAGGTGGTGCCGCGTGGCCGCGCCGGGCTGCTGGTGCCGCCCGCGCAGCCGCAGGCCCTGGCGGCGGCCTTGGTCGATCTGCTGCGCAGCCCCGCGAAGCGCGCGGCCTTCGGCGACTTCGGCCAGCAGCATGTGGCCCAGTACGAGTGGGACAGGATCGCCCGCCTGTTCCTGGCCTCGGTGGCGCCGCTACTGCAGACCAGCGTGGGCGAGGTGAGCTAG